A window of Halogeometricum sp. S1BR25-6 genomic DNA:
GAGTTCTTCTTCTCGTTCCTGATGAACAACGGCGAGGCGTCCTCGTGGGCGCCCATCGTCGCGGGCATCCTCAAATACCAGGGGCAGTTCGACACCCCCTACAACCTGATGGCGGCGGCGAGCATCGTTGGGGTTCTCCCCGTCGCGATTCTCGTCATCGTCGCACAGGAACGCATCGTGAGCGGACTGACTGCGGGCGCACTCAAGGAGTAATTCAATGGGAGAAGTAAACCTCGAAGACGTGACGAAACGGTACGAAGACGTAACGGCCGTCGACAACATGAACCTCGAAATCAGGGACAGCGAGTTCGTCTGTCTCGTCGGTCCGTCGGGGTGCGGCAAGTCGACGACGATGGAGATGATCGCCGGTCTGACCATCCCCACGGAGGGGACCATCTCCATCGGCGGCCACGAGGTAACGAACCTCCCGCCGAAGGACCGGGGCGTGGCGATGGTGTTCCAGAACATCGCGCTGTTCCCCCACATGGACGTGTACGATAACATCTCGTTCGGCCTCCGCCTCCGGAAGTACGACAAGGAGGAGATCGACCGACGCGTCGAACGCGCCTCCGACATCGTCCAGTTGGAGGGCATGCTCGACCGGATGCCCGACGAGATGTCCGGCGGGCAGCGACAACGCGTCGCCATCGCCCGCGCCATCGTCCGGAACCCCGAAGTGTTCCTGATGGACGAACCGCTGGCGAACCTCGACGCGAAACTCCGCGTCCACATGCGGACGGAACTCCAGCGCCTGCACAAGGAACTGGACACGACCATCATCTACGTGACGCACGACCAGGCCGAAGCGATGACGATGAGCGACCGAATCGCAGTCATCGACTCCGGTCAACTCCAGCAGATAGACCCGCCGCTGGTTTGCTACAACGAGCCGTCGAACCTGTTCGTCGCGGGCTTCATCGGGAGTCCGGCGATGAACTTCGTCGACGGGGAGGTAACCGAGGGCGGGTTCAGAAGCGAGAAAGTCAAAGTGGACTTCGACCCCGCCGACGTGGGGGCTACTGCGGGCGACGACGTGACGCTCGGTATCCGCCCCGAGGACGTCTACACACTCAACGACGCGGGGTCGCTGGCTAACCCGACGAAGGAGATAGAGGCCATCACGGACGTGCTCGAACCGATGGGTGACGAGATATTCGTCTACCTGTTGCTCAGCGAGGACGCGACGGTGGACCTCGACGAGGAATCCCGCGGGGGGATGACCGACCAACTGCTGATGAGCGTCGACCCCGACTCGGACATCTCGGAGGAGCAGGATGTCAACGTGGTCTTGGACCGGACCAAAGTACACCTCTTCGATACGGAGACGGGCGACGCCATCTCGCACGGCCTCGCGGCGACGGCGCCCACCGGTACGGACAGCGGTACGGCCGCCGAGAGCGACGACTAGTCGACCGTCGGCGGTCGCTTTTCCCGCCGCGGCACCGGACCTAAGTGCCGCCGCGCCGTTGTACGGGTATGGTTACCGAACTCGGGTGGCTCTACATCGGAGGGATGACGTTCCTGTTTTTCTTCTGGGCGTACGGTATCGTCTCCTTCGCCCTCGACCTGAAGAACGTCATCATCCCGAAAACCAGACAGTACCTCCGGGGGCGTCGCCGACTGAAACAACAGGAAGAAGAGGAGAACGAACGTGAGGAGCGCGAACGACAGTTGTACTGAAGGTGACAGTTCCCACCGTGGGAACGATGCCGCAACGAGAAACTTAACAACCCAGATAGTAATTTAAAAGATATGACCTCCGGGACTCCAACGCGCGTCGGCATCGTCGGCCTCGGCAACATCGGACACTACCACGCGGACCGTCTGATAGAAATCGGTGCGAACCTCGGCGGCGGCCTCGACATCCAACCCGACGCCCGAAACCGGTTCTCCGAGAAGTACGGCGTCCCCACCCACGAGGAGAAGGAGGGACTGTTCGAGGAAGTCGACGCCGTCATCATCACGACGCCGAACCGCTTCCACGAGGAGTACGCCGTCGCCGCCCTCGAAGCGGGTCTGCACGTCCTCCTGGAGAAACCGCTGGCGCACTCGCTCGAGTCCGCGGAGCGAATCGCCGCGGCCGCCGAGGACGCCGAAGGTGTCTGCATGGTCGGCTTCAACAACCGCTTCGGTAACCCCGTCCGCATCCTGAAGAGCTACCAGGCCGAGGGCCGCTTCGGCGAGGTGCAACACATCGAGGCGAACTACGTCCGCCGCCGCGGTATCCCGGGCCGCGGGTCGTGGTTCACCTCGAAGGACGTCGCCGGCGGCGGGTCCGTCATCGACATCGGCGTCCACGCCATCGACCTCTCGCTGTACTTCCTCGACTACCCGGAAGTCGAGGAGGTGTCGGCCGTCACCCGCGCCGACTTCGGCAACCGCGACGACTACGCCTTCGTCGAGATGTGGGGCGAGGACATCGGCCCGGAGGGCTTCGACGTCGACGACTCCGCGACGGCGTTCATCCGCTGTGCGGACGGGCGGACCGTCTCCTTGGAAGTCGCGTGGGCGTCGAACCGTCCGACGAACGACGAGTTCTACGTCCTCGGAACCGAGGCGGGCGCCCGCTACGACCGCGCGAGCCACGACCTGACGTTCTACGAGTCGGGCGTCGGCGGCAACAACCACCTCACCGACACGGACGTGGAGACGGAGGCCAACGACACCCACAAATCCGAGCAGAAACTGTTCTTGGAGGCCGTTCGCACCGAGGAGCACCCCGGCATGAACACCGTCGCGGAGGGCCTGCAGGTCCAACGCGTCATCGACGCCATCTACCGTTCCTCGGAGACGGGCCGGGCCGTCCAGTTGGCCGACGTCGACTCCCCCGTCGAGAACTCCTCGCCGGAGAACTGAGCCCCCCCGACTCCGAGTTCGGTCCGACCCGTCGGGAAAGTCATAAGTCGGTCTCGCCGCCAGGGTACCCTATGTCGCTTCTCGACTCGATTCGTCGCCCCGATTACACGGGCGAGCGACGCTGTTGGCCCTGCACGGCCGTCAACGTCGCCGTCCTCCTCGCCGCGGCCGTCGTCCTCTGGCCGCTCTCGACGACCGTCGCCCTCCTCGCCGCCGTCGGCGGCGGGGCGCTGGTCTACCTGCGCGGCTACGTCGTCCCCGGCACGCCCGAGTTCGCCCCGCGACTCGTCGCCCGACTCGGCCTCTCGCACCTCTTCGAGCACGCCCCGGACGGCGGCGAGACTCGTCAGTCCGACGAGTTAGGCGGCGAAGACGGCGAGCAGGTGCTGTTCGCGCTGTTCGAGGCGGGCGTCCTCCGCGAGGACGAGGACGGCGCGCTGTATCTCTCCGGGGAGTTCTGGTCGGCGTGGGAGGCGGAGATGGCGTCGCTGCGCGACCGCGGCGACGAGGCGGTGGCGGCCGCCGTCGCCGAGGCCGCCCCGTTCGACGCCGAGGGCGGCGTCGACTACGGCGGCATCACCGTCGACGGCGAACGGGACTCCATCTGGCTCTCGCGGGCGCACGCCGTCGGCGACGCCGCCGCGGTGCGGACGATGGCGGCGTTCGACGTGCCTGAGTCGGTCCGCGCGCCGGCGACGGCGCCGCTCCGGATGTTCCTCGAATCCTGCCCGCTCTGCGGCGGTCCCGTCGAGGAGCGGACGACGGCGTTGGACTGCTGCGGCGGGACGATGGGCGTGTACGACGACCCCGAAGACGAGATACTGGCCTGCGCGGACTGCGGAGAGACGCTGTACGTCTTCGAAGAGGAGAAAGCGGGTGAGGAAGACGCGGACGCCGAGTCGGACACCGGCCCCGACACCGACGCCGACGCCGCGTAGCGCGGGTCGGGCGGTTCAGACGAACTGTTTTCGGTCCGGGACCTCGTCGCGGCCGAGGATTATCTCCTGGGCCTCCACGTCTTCGAGCGCAGAGACGAGACCGCCGATTTCGAGGACGCCGTCCTCGGTCTCCATCTCGAAGGAGGCGACCTCTTCGGATTCCTCGAAGGTGGTCCTGCTGACGCGTCCCTCGACGACGATGGAGTCGCCGGACTCGACGTGTCGGCCGGAGACGGAGGCGTAGAACTCCCCGCCGAGTTCGCGCACGTCCTTCACGGCGCGACGGATGGAGGCGTAGCGGCGGGGGAACGGGCGGCGCTTGCCGTTGGCCGCCAGCGTCTCGGCCGTCGTCCAGAGGACGGTGCCGAAGAAGCCGCTGACGAGGAAGCCCAGCGCCGAGCGGTTGAAGATGACGCCGTAGCGGTCCTTGTCGTCGCGGAGGGCGTCCTGCGTCGCGTACACCGAGTACTCGCCGTCGGCGACGGCGAGGACGGGCGTGGTGATGCCCCGTCGGCCGCGCGCGATGGTGGCGACTTCGAGGTAGTCGAACTCCGCCGGGTCGGGGGCGCGAGAGAGCGGCGTGATGAGGAGGTCGACGCTCACCCCGTCGTCGATGGCCGAGGCGAGTTCGTCGTGGAAGCGGCGCAGGAGGTCCGGCGTCAACGACAGGATGAGTTCGTACTCGGCGTTCTCGATGATCTCCTCGATGTAGCGAAGGATGGTCGACCGCGACTTCACGAGCGAGACGGCCTCGGTGTCGCGGGCGGGTGCGGTGTAGCGGGCTTCCAGTTCGGAGATGAGGTCGTCCAACGAGGTCTTCACGTTCGCGAACGCGTCGTCGGGGTCGACGGCGACAATCTTCATCGGGCGCGACTCGCGGAGCTCGACGAGGCCGCGGTCCGAGAGGCTTCGGACGGTGTCGTACACGCGGGGTTGCGGGATGTCGGTCCGGTCGGCGATCTCCGAGGCGGTGAGTTCCCCGTGTTCGAGGACGGCGAGGTACGCCTCTATCTCGTACTCGCCGAGGTTGAACCGCTCGCCGACGCTTTCCATCGTCGTCCGCAGTTCGTCTGCCATATCTCACCCCTCTCTGTGGACCCCCTTGATGTTTACTATTAATTGAGTAGCACTGTCCTTCGGAACACGATGGTATATAACGTTCGAACGGTCTGGACGGGGTATGGGTCGGCGGAGCGGAGACGGACGCATCGAGTGCGTCGACTGGGGAAGCCGTTTCGGACGGTTACACTGTGGCCGTCTCTTCTAGAGGACCGCCCTTCGCCGTCGAATCGGTGTTCCGAGGTCGTTCTCAGCGATTGCACCGCGAGGCGAGCGAACGCGAGTCTCGCGGCATCTTTTTGTCGCCAGAACGCGGCGCGTTCTGGCTGAACAGCCAGAAATCTCCGATTTCTGGCGGTGCCGTCAGACGGCACAGCCGTCTGACTGCTAACCGGAAAGCTCTGCTTTCCGGTGATGGTCCAGATTTTTGCAAGGAGGGCTCTCCACAGCGAGCCGAAGGCCCGCGAGGAAGCCCGACGTCTCCGAAAATCGAAGATTTTCGGGATGCACGGACAGCTTCGCTGTCCGTTAACACAGCAAAACGGTGGTGTTACATGTACATCCGGTCCTCGGGCATCTCCTCCTCGCGCGCTTCGAGGCGTTCGGCGAGTTCGGCGTAGTGCTGTCGCACTTCGCCGGCGAACGCCTCCAGGGGGTCGGCGTCGAGTCCCAGTCCGTACACCGACTCCGCGGCCTCCACGAGGCGGACGGCGGCGTCCACGTCGGGCACCTGCGCGTGGACGGGCGTGATGTAGACGCAGACGCCGAGCGGGGAGTCGATGCCGCGTTCGACGAGAGCGGCGTTCGTCCCGTCGAAGAACCCGCGACCCATCGGCGGAATCTCCGTGTCGGCCAACCGGCGCTCCCGGTAGTCGTCGGTGGCCACGAAGTACGTCTCGTGCTCGGCGTGGCTGTGCGGAATGGGAACGCCCGAGAGGACGGCTATCTCGTCGACGCCCTTCTGTTCGGTCCACTCCAAGACGGCGTCGGAGAACGCCCCGCCCGCGGCCGCCGGCACGAACAGTTCGCCGACGAGGACGGTCACGTCGAGGTCCGGCCGCGAGAACAGTCGGGTGTGGTGTCGCGGACGCCCCTCCTCGAACGGGGTCACCGCGGGCAGGCCCTCGACGGTGAGGTGACCGATTTCTTCGAGTTCGAGTTGGTCGACGACGAAATCCGCGGCCGTGAGTCCGGCGAGGCCGAACGTCGAGAAGCCGGCGAGCAGCGTTTCTCCGGGCGACTGGTCGGAGGAGATGGCGAAATCTGGTGTCTGTCTGAAGCGACCGAGCATGTTCGGGGCGAAGACCGGCGGGGACTTAGCGCTTCACCCTGCTGCCGACGTCCGGTCCGGAGTGGTGGCCCTTTTTCTCGGACCCCGCCGTGGTCCGGCGTATGCAGGGGACCCCGGCGCCGACGCCGACAGAGGGCGAGGAGTTCGTTCGACAGTTGCTCCCGGACTTCCTGTTCTTCCCCGGCGCGCACTACGTCGCTGCCGTCCTCGTCTTTCTCGTCGGCTACGCCCTCTCGGGCTACGTCGTCCGACTTATCGGTCGGCCCGTGGCGAGACGGTTCCGCCGGCAGAGCGTCGCACAGGTCGTCCTCCGCCTCGTCCGTTCGGTGACCGTCTTCGCCTCGCTCGTGGCGGCGGGCGTCGTCGCCGGCCTCGAATTCGGCAACATCGCCATCTCCGTCGGGGTGTTCTCCGCCGTGGTCGGTATCGTCCTCGCGCCCATCGTCGGGAGCGCTATCAACGGCCTGTTCGTCCTCGCGGACCAACCGTACGAGGTCGGCGACATGATCGAACTCGAAGACGGCCGGAAGGGGTTCGTCGACGAGATAACCATCCGCTACACGAAGATGTTCACCCTCGACAATACTTTTCTCGTCATCCCCAACTCCTCCATCCGCGACCGGTTGGTGACGAACTACTCAGCGGAGGACGAACGCGTCCGCCTCCGTCTCGGCTTTCTGGCGACGTACGAATCGGACATCCCGCGGACGCGGGAACTGCTCGAACGGGCCGCCAGCGACGTCGACATGGTGGTCGAGGGGGGTCCGGACATCCGAGTGGGAAGCGCCCGCTACCCCGCCAAGCCGACGGCGTACATCGACGAGTACGGCGACAGCGGCATTTTGGTGACGCTGCGCTACTGGGCGAAGAAACCGTACAAACTCCTCACCGTTCGCTCGCGCGTGCAGTCGCGGCTGTACCGACTGCTCGAAGACGAAACCGACGTCGAGGCGGCGTACCCGCACAGACACCACGTCTTCGACGACACCAGCGGGTCGCTCCGCGCGGAGGTGGGCGAGCGACCCGACGAGTCGTGGTCCGACGCCGGCGGGCGGATAGACCGGCGCGGCCGCGACGGCGAGCGGAACTGAGCGGCCGTCGGCCCCGTCGTCCGACCGTTTCTGACGGTTCCGACGGTTCCGAGGGGATTCAGGCCTCGCTCTTCTGGTCCGGTCGAACCGTGATGACCGTACAGTCGAGTTTCTGTCTGAGGTACGTCTCGATGTCGGGGTCGTCGAGGAAGCGCCGCAGCATCCGCCGCCAGCGACTCGCCTGCTTCGACCCGATGACGACGATGTCCGCCTCTTCGGCCGCCGCCTCTTCGAGGATGGTCTCCTCGACGAGGAAGCCGCGTCGGATGACGTACCGCGTTCGTTCGAGTCGGCCGAACTCCCGCTCTATCGCGCGTTTCAACTCGGCCCTCGTCACCCCGCGGTTCTCCTGGTACAGGTCGACGTGGAGAATCGTGAGTTCGGCCTCGCGTTCCTCGGAGATGCGGACCGCTTCCGAGAGCGTTGCTTTCGAGTGCTTCGTCAGCGGGTACCTGACGGGGACCACCACTCGCGTCATCGTCGGAGGAGACGGCGCCCGCCCGCCTGAACGTTTCCCCTTCGGCACGGACCGCCGCGCGGGGGCGAACTCCGCCTATCGCCGGCAGCCGACTCTCCGCTCAGTCGTCCGCGGCGGACCCCGAGACGCGTCTGATTCGCCCGTCGATTCCGGCGTCGAGACCGAACTCGCGGGCGTAGTCGGCGAGCACCTCGTGCTGAATCCGTCCCTCGGCGGCCCGGTGGCGCGGTCCGATAGTCGGGAACTCGTGGTCGCTGTGGAGCAGGTAATCGGCCGTCGCCACCTCGTACGTCGCCTCGGAGTCGATTGGTTCGCCGCCGACGCGCGCGGAGACGACGGCCTCCCGGTCGTCGTCCCAGACGAGTTCGACGCCGCTCAGATGGCCCTGCCACCAGTTGGGTTCGCCGAAGTCGACCGTCGCGGCGGCGCACTCGCGCAGGACGGCGCTGAGTTCGGCGCCGGTCAGTTCCGCGAGGACGACGCGCTCTTCGAACGGGATGACGCTCACGAGGTCCGCGATGGTCACCTCGCCGTCGAGGGGCGGGCCGTTCCGGATGCCGCCGCTGTTCTGCAGGCCCACGTCGGCGTCCATCGACCACCGGTAGGCGTCGGCGACGAAGTTGCCGACGGCGCACTCGCCGCCGAACACCGTCTCCTCCGAGCGGTCCATCGGCTCATCGACGACGGCGACCACCTCGTCCAACCCCGCCGCGTCGACGCGCCCGCGAAGTCGTTCCGTGAGGGCCTCGTGGACGGGCGCGTCGGCCGTCTCGTGACGCGTCGCCGTCGCGCGTGCGTCGCCTCCCTCGCGGCCCGCGCCCAGTTCCACCTCGAAGACGACGTGCCCGTTCGCGCCGGGTCGGAGGAGCAGCGTTCCGTCGACGTACTCGCGTCGCTCCGCGTGGACGTGTCCGCCGAGAACCGCGTCGACGTCGACGCGCCGGGCGAGTTCGTCGTCGCCGCCGCCGAGATGTGAGAGCACGACGACGCGGTCGACGCCGGCGTCGCGGAGCGCCTCCACCTCGCGCTCTACGGCCTCGTAGGGGTCCTCGAACGTCAGGTCGGCCGCCATCGGATTTAACGACGGCGTCGCGGGGTCGGTGACGCCGACGAACCCGACGCGCGCGCCGTCCACCTCGCGGACCGCGTGCGGCACCGTCTCGTCGAACCGCTCGCCGTTCTCGTCGCGGACGTTCGCCGACACCCACGTCTGCGGGGAGTCGGCGACGATACC
This region includes:
- a CDS encoding ABC transporter ATP-binding protein → MGEVNLEDVTKRYEDVTAVDNMNLEIRDSEFVCLVGPSGCGKSTTMEMIAGLTIPTEGTISIGGHEVTNLPPKDRGVAMVFQNIALFPHMDVYDNISFGLRLRKYDKEEIDRRVERASDIVQLEGMLDRMPDEMSGGQRQRVAIARAIVRNPEVFLMDEPLANLDAKLRVHMRTELQRLHKELDTTIIYVTHDQAEAMTMSDRIAVIDSGQLQQIDPPLVCYNEPSNLFVAGFIGSPAMNFVDGEVTEGGFRSEKVKVDFDPADVGATAGDDVTLGIRPEDVYTLNDAGSLANPTKEIEAITDVLEPMGDEIFVYLLLSEDATVDLDEESRGGMTDQLLMSVDPDSDISEEQDVNVVLDRTKVHLFDTETGDAISHGLAATAPTGTDSGTAAESDD
- a CDS encoding Gfo/Idh/MocA family protein — its product is MTSGTPTRVGIVGLGNIGHYHADRLIEIGANLGGGLDIQPDARNRFSEKYGVPTHEEKEGLFEEVDAVIITTPNRFHEEYAVAALEAGLHVLLEKPLAHSLESAERIAAAAEDAEGVCMVGFNNRFGNPVRILKSYQAEGRFGEVQHIEANYVRRRGIPGRGSWFTSKDVAGGGSVIDIGVHAIDLSLYFLDYPEVEEVSAVTRADFGNRDDYAFVEMWGEDIGPEGFDVDDSATAFIRCADGRTVSLEVAWASNRPTNDEFYVLGTEAGARYDRASHDLTFYESGVGGNNHLTDTDVETEANDTHKSEQKLFLEAVRTEEHPGMNTVAEGLQVQRVIDAIYRSSETGRAVQLADVDSPVENSSPEN
- the trmB gene encoding HTH-type sugar sensing transcriptional regulator TrmB, with amino-acid sequence MADELRTTMESVGERFNLGEYEIEAYLAVLEHGELTASEIADRTDIPQPRVYDTVRSLSDRGLVELRESRPMKIVAVDPDDAFANVKTSLDDLISELEARYTAPARDTEAVSLVKSRSTILRYIEEIIENAEYELILSLTPDLLRRFHDELASAIDDGVSVDLLITPLSRAPDPAEFDYLEVATIARGRRGITTPVLAVADGEYSVYATQDALRDDKDRYGVIFNRSALGFLVSGFFGTVLWTTAETLAANGKRRPFPRRYASIRRAVKDVRELGGEFYASVSGRHVESGDSIVVEGRVSRTTFEESEEVASFEMETEDGVLEIGGLVSALEDVEAQEIILGRDEVPDRKQFV
- a CDS encoding proteasome assembly chaperone family protein, with the protein product MLGRFRQTPDFAISSDQSPGETLLAGFSTFGLAGLTAADFVVDQLELEEIGHLTVEGLPAVTPFEEGRPRHHTRLFSRPDLDVTVLVGELFVPAAAGGAFSDAVLEWTEQKGVDEIAVLSGVPIPHSHAEHETYFVATDDYRERRLADTEIPPMGRGFFDGTNAALVERGIDSPLGVCVYITPVHAQVPDVDAAVRLVEAAESVYGLGLDADPLEAFAGEVRQHYAELAERLEAREEEMPEDRMYM
- a CDS encoding mechanosensitive ion channel family protein, with protein sequence MQGTPAPTPTEGEEFVRQLLPDFLFFPGAHYVAAVLVFLVGYALSGYVVRLIGRPVARRFRRQSVAQVVLRLVRSVTVFASLVAAGVVAGLEFGNIAISVGVFSAVVGIVLAPIVGSAINGLFVLADQPYEVGDMIELEDGRKGFVDEITIRYTKMFTLDNTFLVIPNSSIRDRLVTNYSAEDERVRLRLGFLATYESDIPRTRELLERAASDVDMVVEGGPDIRVGSARYPAKPTAYIDEYGDSGILVTLRYWAKKPYKLLTVRSRVQSRLYRLLEDETDVEAAYPHRHHVFDDTSGSLRAEVGERPDESWSDAGGRIDRRGRDGERN
- a CDS encoding universal stress protein, coding for MTRVVVPVRYPLTKHSKATLSEAVRISEEREAELTILHVDLYQENRGVTRAELKRAIEREFGRLERTRYVIRRGFLVEETILEEAAAEEADIVVIGSKQASRWRRMLRRFLDDPDIETYLRQKLDCTVITVRPDQKSEA
- a CDS encoding bifunctional metallophosphatase/5'-nucleotidase, producing MPRLLHYSDIENVYDDPVRAGRLAGLVRALDGDDALVCGTGDTTAPGVLSLIERGRQSLEFFDAVGADFDTFGNHDFDYGPDATRGIVADSPQTWVSANVRDENGERFDETVPHAVREVDGARVGFVGVTDPATPSLNPMAADLTFEDPYEAVEREVEALRDAGVDRVVVLSHLGGGDDELARRVDVDAVLGGHVHAERREYVDGTLLLRPGANGHVVFEVELGAGREGGDARATATRHETADAPVHEALTERLRGRVDAAGLDEVVAVVDEPMDRSEETVFGGECAVGNFVADAYRWSMDADVGLQNSGGIRNGPPLDGEVTIADLVSVIPFEERVVLAELTGAELSAVLRECAAATVDFGEPNWWQGHLSGVELVWDDDREAVVSARVGGEPIDSEATYEVATADYLLHSDHEFPTIGPRHRAAEGRIQHEVLADYAREFGLDAGIDGRIRRVSGSAADD